From the genome of Methanobrevibacter smithii ATCC 35061, one region includes:
- a CDS encoding triphosphoribosyl-dephospho-CoA synthase, which produces MDSKTIAKIAQIASALEVSGYPKPGNVHRTRDFEDMEFEDFVISGIVIGDTIEKATSKVDKNSLQNAGLGKYILEAVKETDKWIANNTNLGIVMMITPIACGAAISDDFSQLRKNTAELMKATTVEDAVDLYDAINIADAGGMGDQDEYDVASENAKEELRTNKQTMFDVLEISAPWDRLANEMTTGMPVVFEKGYPTYSGLKKTMKANDACVLTFLTILSETPDTLISRKYGDKKADEISSQARELLSFKDDESFSDKLNEFDNYLYENKLNPGTTADLTAASIFVSYLESNF; this is translated from the coding sequence ATGGATTCAAAAACAATAGCTAAAATAGCTCAGATAGCTTCAGCATTGGAAGTAAGCGGATATCCGAAGCCGGGAAATGTTCATAGAACTCGCGATTTTGAAGATATGGAATTTGAAGACTTTGTAATAAGCGGAATTGTAATTGGAGATACTATTGAAAAAGCAACTTCAAAAGTCGATAAAAACAGCCTTCAAAATGCAGGATTAGGTAAATATATATTGGAGGCTGTAAAAGAAACAGACAAATGGATAGCCAACAATACAAATCTTGGAATTGTAATGATGATTACTCCAATAGCCTGCGGTGCAGCTATCAGTGATGATTTTTCTCAACTTAGGAAAAACACAGCTGAATTAATGAAAGCAACTACTGTGGAAGATGCAGTGGACTTGTATGATGCAATTAACATTGCAGATGCCGGGGGAATGGGAGATCAGGATGAGTATGATGTAGCTAGTGAAAATGCAAAAGAAGAATTAAGGACAAATAAACAAACCATGTTTGATGTTTTAGAGATTTCTGCACCATGGGACAGATTAGCTAATGAAATGACTACTGGAATGCCTGTTGTTTTTGAAAAAGGTTATCCTACCTATAGCGGTTTAAAAAAAACCATGAAAGCTAATGATGCATGTGTTTTAACATTTTTAACTATCTTGTCTGAAACTCCAGACACTTTAATTTCAAGAAAATACGGTGACAAAAAAGCAGATGAAATTTCATCTCAGGCCAGAGAATTGCTTTCATTTAAAGATGATGAGAGTTTTTCAGATAAATTAAATGAATTTGATAATTATTTATATGAAAATAAATTAAATCCTGGAACTACTGCTGATTTAACTGCAGCTTCCATTTTTGTCAGCTATTTGGAATCAAATTTCTAA
- the pheS gene encoding phenylalanine--tRNA ligase subunit alpha gives MSGDIKKTISELHIYEKKLLKELETNPDATPEEIAKNTQMDIKSVMSAAGSLASKDIIEVDKDVEEIISLTDNGSEYADGGLPERKILRVLSSKKEMNMGDLAKDADIDKKETNIAIGWLVRKNWAKINKGIVTITEHGQESFKILGTDEKLLKHLQEAKNSIKSNLPPELLDGFKKLNDRKNILNIKKNTSHSFKILDKGEAILKEGFTIQKQATQLTHQQLKDGEWKNLEYRPYDINAEAPKVFPGKKHPLREIIDEIREIFLNMGFSEENGSIVASAFWNFDSLFQPQDHAAREMQDTFYVKNPLTCDLPDQKLVDETAEVHNTGGDTGSTGWQYEWDEDVAKQTVLRTHTTGISTRYLYEHEAPFKMFSVGRVFRRETITYKHLPEFHQVEGLVGGEGVNYQNLMGFLKEFYKKLGFEVRFRPAYFPYTYLSTECEVYLEDKESWIELGGSGMFRPEVLKPLGVDVPVLAFGLGIERLAMIRYDISDIRMLYKSDIKWLRELPTTNGVRL, from the coding sequence ATGAGTGGGGATATTAAAAAAACCATTAGTGAATTACATATTTATGAGAAAAAACTTTTAAAAGAATTGGAAACTAATCCTGATGCAACTCCTGAGGAAATAGCTAAAAATACACAAATGGATATTAAATCTGTTATGAGTGCAGCAGGTTCCCTTGCTTCTAAGGATATTATTGAAGTGGATAAGGATGTTGAAGAAATTATTTCATTAACTGATAATGGAAGTGAATATGCAGACGGGGGACTTCCAGAACGTAAAATCCTAAGAGTTTTATCTTCCAAAAAAGAAATGAACATGGGAGATTTAGCTAAAGATGCCGATATTGATAAAAAAGAAACCAACATAGCTATTGGTTGGCTGGTTCGTAAAAACTGGGCTAAAATCAATAAAGGTATTGTAACTATTACTGAACATGGTCAGGAATCTTTTAAAATCTTAGGAACTGATGAAAAGTTATTAAAACATTTGCAGGAAGCTAAAAATTCCATTAAAAGCAATTTGCCTCCTGAATTGTTAGACGGATTTAAAAAACTTAATGACAGGAAAAATATTTTAAATATTAAAAAGAACACCTCACACTCTTTTAAAATATTAGATAAAGGTGAAGCTATATTAAAAGAAGGTTTCACTATTCAAAAACAAGCTACTCAATTAACACACCAACAATTAAAAGATGGAGAATGGAAAAATTTAGAATACCGTCCTTATGATATTAATGCTGAAGCTCCAAAAGTTTTCCCTGGTAAAAAACATCCTTTAAGGGAAATCATTGATGAAATCAGAGAAATCTTTTTAAACATGGGGTTCAGTGAAGAAAATGGTTCTATTGTAGCTTCTGCATTCTGGAACTTTGATTCATTGTTCCAGCCTCAAGATCATGCAGCCCGTGAAATGCAGGATACTTTTTATGTTAAAAATCCTTTAACCTGTGATTTGCCTGACCAGAAATTAGTTGATGAAACTGCTGAAGTTCATAATACTGGTGGGGACACAGGTTCTACAGGATGGCAATATGAATGGGATGAAGATGTTGCAAAACAAACAGTTTTAAGAACACATACAACAGGAATCTCAACAAGATATTTATATGAGCATGAAGCTCCGTTTAAAATGTTTTCTGTAGGCAGAGTATTTAGAAGAGAAACTATTACTTATAAACATTTGCCTGAGTTCCATCAGGTGGAAGGACTTGTTGGCGGTGAAGGTGTTAACTATCAAAACTTAATGGGCTTTTTAAAAGAATTTTATAAAAAATTAGGTTTTGAAGTTAGATTTAGGCCGGCTTATTTCCCATACACTTATTTATCTACTGAATGTGAAGTTTATCTGGAAGATAAAGAAAGCTGGATTGAACTTGGAGGTTCTGGAATGTTCAGGCCTGAAGTTCTTAAACCTTTAGGTGTAGATGTTCCTGTTCTTGCTTTTGGTTTAGGTATTGAAAGATTAGCTATGATTAGATACGATATTTCTGATATCCGTATGCTTTACAAAAGTGATATCAAATGGCTTCGTGAATTGCCTACAACAAATGGAGTTAGATTATAA
- a CDS encoding exodeoxyribonuclease III produces the protein MSVKLVSWNVNGIRAASKKPEFWDWFNSTNADIINFQEVRATEDSIPEKLTDVAGFNSYFNEAEKKGYSGVGTFSKIKPENVVRGLGVEALDREGRVLRLEYSDFTLFNIYFPNSGMNAKRLDYKIDFCNALLDLLEDLKNQGQNLIITGDVNIAHNPIDVYNPANCEGKSGYLIEEREWLDDLLASGFVDTFRMFDDSGDNFTWWSYRTRARDRNAGWRLDYFFVNEEFKNKVKSATIKNDVFGSDHCPVTLELDL, from the coding sequence ATGTCAGTTAAGCTCGTTTCCTGGAATGTAAATGGTATTAGGGCAGCCAGTAAAAAGCCGGAGTTTTGGGATTGGTTCAACAGTACTAATGCAGATATTATTAATTTTCAGGAAGTTAGAGCTACTGAAGATTCAATACCTGAAAAATTAACTGATGTCGCAGGATTTAACTCTTATTTTAATGAAGCCGAAAAGAAAGGATACAGCGGTGTCGGCACTTTTTCTAAAATCAAACCTGAAAATGTTGTTAGGGGTTTGGGAGTTGAAGCACTGGACAGGGAAGGTCGTGTACTCAGACTTGAATATAGTGATTTCACTCTTTTCAATATTTATTTCCCAAATAGTGGAATGAATGCTAAAAGGTTGGATTATAAAATAGACTTCTGTAATGCTTTGCTTGATTTGCTTGAAGATTTGAAAAATCAGGGTCAGAATTTAATCATTACAGGTGATGTCAATATAGCTCATAATCCTATTGATGTTTACAATCCGGCAAATTGTGAAGGCAAGTCAGGTTATCTTATTGAAGAACGTGAATGGTTAGATGATTTACTGGCTAGTGGTTTTGTTGATACTTTTAGAATGTTTGATGATTCTGGAGATAATTTTACCTGGTGGAGTTACAGAACCCGTGCAAGAGACCGTAATGCCGGCTGGAGACTGGATTATTTCTTTGTAAATGAAGAATTTAAAAATAAAGTAAAATCAGCAACCATAAAAAATGATGTTTTTGGTTCTGATCATTGTCCGGTTACTTTGGAACTGGATTTATAA
- a CDS encoding TIGR02253 family HAD-type hydrolase, which translates to MMRNNPNDDRVVFFDVDDTLLDTSTFAETARKAAIELMVDNGLPLDKDEAYGVLKTIIRQKGSNYGKHFNILTEVVLGHEDPMLVALGMITYHNVKIALLRPFAETIDTLIYLKSQGYRLGVISNGITIKQWEKLVRLNVYSFFDEVITSEEVGAKKPDKLIYDVALRKMNGDPEKSIMIGNKFKEDALGAVNAGMSAILVNSDVTEEDRAYIRKEQLDITIIENIGDVNTIL; encoded by the coding sequence ATGATGCGTAATAACCCTAATGATGACCGTGTTGTATTTTTTGATGTAGACGATACTTTACTTGACACATCAACATTTGCAGAAACTGCAAGAAAAGCAGCTATTGAATTAATGGTAGACAATGGATTGCCTTTAGACAAAGATGAAGCATATGGTGTTTTAAAAACCATCATAAGACAGAAAGGATCAAATTATGGTAAACACTTTAATATTTTAACAGAAGTGGTTTTAGGCCATGAAGACCCTATGCTTGTTGCGTTAGGTATGATAACATACCACAATGTTAAAATAGCTCTTTTAAGACCATTTGCTGAAACTATTGATACATTAATCTATCTTAAAAGTCAGGGATATCGTTTAGGTGTTATTTCCAACGGAATTACAATTAAACAATGGGAAAAATTAGTAAGACTCAATGTATACTCATTTTTTGATGAAGTAATAACATCTGAAGAAGTGGGAGCAAAAAAACCGGATAAATTAATCTACGATGTAGCTTTAAGAAAAATGAATGGTGATCCCGAAAAATCAATAATGATTGGAAATAAATTTAAAGAAGATGCACTTGGAGCAGTAAATGCCGGAATGAGTGCAATACTTGTTAATTCCGATGTTACAGAAGAAGACAGAGCATACATCAGAAAAGAGCAATTGGATATCACCATTATTGAAAATATTGGTGATGTAAATACAATATTATAA
- a CDS encoding DNA polymerase domain-containing protein produces MPKETKEQLELEAEIKNQAQKFITDLNATLPEVMELEYEGFYRRGFFVSKKRYAVIEDGEIIAKGLELVRRDWAPIVKQTQKDVLKDILKEGNTTKAINTVKKVLKRLKTGKIEGKELIIHTQITKPLSEYKQIGPHVVAAKKMEEHGIKITKGTIIQYVIVKGKGSISQRAVPYDYSEGAEYDRDYYINNQMIPAIGRIMYSLGYTKQDLEDLAQGEKQTSLDAFF; encoded by the coding sequence TTGCCAAAAGAAACAAAAGAACAACTGGAATTAGAAGCTGAAATTAAAAATCAGGCTCAAAAATTCATAACCGACCTTAATGCAACACTTCCAGAAGTTATGGAACTGGAATATGAAGGATTCTACAGAAGAGGCTTTTTTGTAAGTAAAAAAAGATATGCAGTTATTGAAGATGGTGAAATCATAGCAAAAGGTCTGGAATTAGTCAGAAGAGACTGGGCACCAATCGTTAAACAAACACAAAAAGACGTCCTAAAGGACATCCTAAAAGAAGGAAACACAACCAAAGCAATAAATACAGTTAAAAAAGTTTTAAAAAGGCTAAAAACTGGAAAAATTGAAGGAAAGGAATTGATAATCCACACACAAATCACAAAACCATTAAGCGAATACAAACAAATCGGACCACATGTGGTTGCAGCTAAAAAAATGGAAGAACACGGAATTAAAATAACTAAAGGAACAATTATCCAATATGTGATTGTAAAAGGAAAAGGTTCCATCAGCCAGAGAGCAGTTCCTTATGACTACAGTGAAGGAGCAGAATATGATAGAGATTACTATATAAACAATCAGATGATTCCGGCTATTGGAAGAATAATGTATTCCTTAGGCTACACAAAACAGGATTTGGAAGACTTAGCCCAAGGAGAAAAACAAACAAGTTTAGATGCATTTTTCTAA
- a CDS encoding ABC transporter ATP-binding protein, producing MSETLIELRNVVKKYDDVAVVNNLSLEIKKGEIFGFLGPNGAGKSTSINMMVGLLKPTSGNILFNGKDSSYLDEKEIGICPQDVVLWNNLTCFENLYMIGKMYDIPKKLLKERILKILEKLHLTDKKDELISSLSGGMKRRMNIAMATIHNPSIVVLDEPSEGLDPQSRRLLWDYILHQKELGHTVILTTHLMDEADMLSDRVAIIDHGKLLKLDTPKKLKQIIGNGDTVQLELDNHKDNEGIISELKTIGDLNNIFESDEKIILVLLDAVKKLPDIIHLVESKGSKIADISIRQNTLEDVFIELTGRQLRE from the coding sequence ATGTCTGAAACTTTAATTGAACTGCGGAATGTTGTTAAAAAATATGATGATGTTGCAGTTGTAAATAATCTGTCTTTGGAAATTAAAAAAGGTGAGATATTTGGATTTTTAGGTCCGAACGGTGCTGGAAAAAGTACTTCTATTAATATGATGGTCGGATTATTAAAACCGACAAGTGGAAATATATTATTCAATGGAAAGGACTCCTCATATCTTGATGAAAAGGAAATAGGAATTTGTCCCCAGGATGTTGTGCTGTGGAACAATCTCACCTGTTTTGAAAACTTGTATATGATAGGAAAAATGTATGATATTCCAAAAAAGCTTTTAAAAGAAAGGATATTAAAAATTCTTGAAAAATTACACTTGACTGATAAAAAGGATGAGCTGATATCCTCTTTATCCGGAGGGATGAAACGCAGGATGAATATAGCTATGGCTACCATTCACAATCCCTCTATCGTTGTTTTAGATGAGCCTTCAGAAGGTTTGGATCCGCAGTCTAGAAGACTGCTGTGGGATTATATCCTTCATCAGAAGGAACTGGGTCATACTGTTATTTTAACCACGCATCTGATGGATGAGGCAGATATGTTAAGTGACAGGGTAGCTATTATTGATCATGGCAAGTTATTAAAATTAGACACTCCAAAGAAATTAAAGCAGATAATCGGTAACGGAGATACTGTTCAGCTTGAGCTGGATAATCATAAAGACAATGAGGGGATTATCAGTGAACTTAAAACCATTGGTGATTTAAACAATATCTTTGAATCTGATGAAAAAATAATTCTTGTTTTGCTGGATGCAGTTAAAAAACTGCCTGATATAATTCATCTTGTTGAAAGCAAAGGTTCCAAAATAGCTGATATCAGCATACGTCAGAATACTTTGGAAGACGTGTTTATTGAGCTGACAGGAAGACAATTAAGAGAGTGA
- a CDS encoding ABC transporter permease, with translation MKIFDIVQLNFKQLIRDKKNLFFLLLFPAVFMLIFGIGFGDNVESDIDIAIVNHDDGDVSNQLVSIIEDFNSSEDEKLFTVHKIDDETKAQEMLKNGSVSTVLIIPQDFTSDMGKNQSSLGEVTVKGNAIDTDYGIASSVIAGILSEFSKEIIKEVSGQTIPEIDLKYDDLDISSSSLFDIYAPGLIVFAILMTITVVASNVASEEESGMIKRLKLSKMKTIDYVVGNLISWSFVGVIQVIIMLLVAVLVGFKWEGGIYTLVLACIVGIVTTFSSVAVALIIVAFSKNAKQASSISPIVAVPLSFIAGAFIPLPDCVIATINNQQIQIYEILPWNQAITAIRQVLTYGQGLDAIFMNLIIILIMGIILLAISVLLFNRKISRES, from the coding sequence ATGAAAATATTTGATATTGTCCAGTTAAATTTTAAACAGTTAATCAGAGATAAGAAAAACCTCTTCTTCCTGTTGCTGTTTCCTGCAGTATTCATGCTAATATTCGGTATTGGTTTCGGAGATAATGTGGAAAGTGATATAGATATAGCTATTGTAAATCATGATGATGGGGATGTGTCCAATCAGCTAGTTAGCATAATTGAAGACTTTAATTCCAGTGAGGATGAAAAATTATTTACAGTTCATAAGATTGATGATGAAACTAAAGCCCAGGAAATGCTGAAAAACGGCTCTGTTTCTACAGTTCTGATTATTCCTCAGGATTTTACCAGTGATATGGGTAAAAATCAGTCCAGTTTAGGTGAAGTTACAGTTAAAGGAAATGCAATTGATACAGATTATGGTATTGCAAGCAGTGTTATTGCAGGAATTCTTTCTGAATTTTCTAAAGAAATCATAAAGGAAGTTTCAGGACAGACAATTCCGGAAATAGACTTGAAATATGATGATCTGGATATTTCTTCATCATCTCTGTTTGATATATATGCTCCGGGGCTGATTGTATTTGCTATTCTTATGACTATAACTGTAGTTGCTTCCAATGTAGCCAGTGAAGAAGAAAGCGGAATGATTAAACGTTTAAAACTTTCTAAAATGAAAACAATTGATTATGTAGTTGGAAATTTAATTTCCTGGTCTTTTGTCGGTGTCATTCAGGTAATCATAATGCTTTTAGTAGCTGTTTTAGTTGGATTTAAATGGGAAGGAGGAATTTACACATTGGTTCTGGCATGTATTGTAGGTATTGTAACCACATTTTCTTCAGTGGCTGTTGCTTTGATAATTGTGGCTTTTTCAAAAAATGCAAAACAGGCTTCAAGTATTTCTCCAATTGTTGCTGTTCCATTAAGTTTTATAGCAGGAGCATTTATCCCATTACCTGACTGTGTTATAGCTACTATAAATAATCAGCAAATACAAATTTATGAGATTTTACCTTGGAATCAAGCAATTACTGCCATTCGTCAGGTTTTAACTTATGGTCAGGGTCTGGATGCAATATTCATGAACCTAATAATTATATTAATAATGGGAATTATATTATTAGCTATAAGTGTTCTATTGTTCAATAGAAAAATTTCACGTGAAAGCTAA
- a CDS encoding 30S ribosomal protein S8e, which yields MAISQGKSTRLPSGARNVANRGKRKAELGRDPAETRVDEKRLKKIRTRGGNEKLRLATANKMNLTDPATGKSQVVDVLGVIENSANPNYVRRNIITKGAIVETPEGNAKVTSRPGQDGVLNGILI from the coding sequence ATGGCAATTTCTCAAGGAAAATCAACTAGATTACCATCCGGTGCAAGGAATGTTGCAAACCGTGGAAAAAGGAAAGCTGAATTAGGTAGAGACCCAGCTGAAACTAGAGTAGATGAAAAAAGATTGAAAAAAATCAGAACCCGTGGCGGAAACGAAAAACTCAGATTAGCTACTGCTAATAAAATGAATTTAACTGATCCTGCTACTGGTAAATCCCAAGTTGTAGATGTTTTAGGTGTAATTGAAAACTCTGCAAACCCAAACTACGTAAGAAGGAACATCATTACCAAAGGTGCTATTGTAGAAACTCCTGAAGGTAATGCAAAAGTAACCTCCAGACCTGGTCAGGATGGAGTACTTAACGGAATTTTAATTTAA
- a CDS encoding energy-coupling factor ABC transporter permease, with protein sequence MHIPDGIITIDQALIYWILTILIMAICFYKLQKDSQKDKKIVSMAIFSVFTVIITSLSIPSPLGVPIHFFLIPLIAIILGPYSSSIVAFISLIIQALALNMGGLTSLGANFIVIGFIISITAYFFYTLFKDLNEKFAIFGGTVIGIIFATLGQIIILLISGTMSLNALLATLLPFYLFISIIEGAANVVIISAIKTMKPEIMEINE encoded by the coding sequence ATGCATATACCCGATGGAATAATAACTATAGACCAGGCACTTATCTACTGGATTTTAACAATATTAATTATGGCAATATGTTTCTATAAACTTCAAAAAGACAGTCAAAAAGACAAGAAAATTGTTTCAATGGCTATTTTTAGTGTATTTACAGTAATCATTACATCACTGTCTATTCCTTCACCCCTAGGTGTTCCGATTCATTTCTTTTTAATTCCATTAATTGCAATTATATTAGGGCCATATTCTTCAAGTATAGTTGCATTTATAAGTTTAATTATACAGGCATTAGCATTGAATATGGGTGGACTAACTTCTCTTGGAGCTAATTTTATAGTAATAGGATTTATAATATCCATAACAGCATACTTCTTCTACACTTTATTCAAAGACTTAAATGAAAAGTTTGCAATATTTGGAGGAACAGTAATTGGAATTATATTCGCAACACTTGGACAAATAATTATATTATTAATATCTGGAACTATGAGTTTAAACGCATTACTTGCAACATTGCTCCCATTTTATTTATTTATATCAATAATTGAAGGAGCTGCAAATGTGGTTATTATAAGTGCAATTAAAACTATGAAACCTGAAATAATGGAGATTAATGAGTGA
- a CDS encoding FmdE family protein, with the protein MVVKNNGKRFVFILLVVTLIALMMGNVCAEDVNGTNVDTITPTKSINVDVNYEYANDNNNVIPDFYIYSGEDKIEYNKELVSSNRFVLTFKDNSSNGYNITALTAGYISQSQIISDSITFNLKASDAYKLGRDVTADADRLLDFKTADDILVVTTAGVTKLNGKSTEDALEAILNYGTKIKYSNVLMLRDTAVNPIDFAFIVKKGNELKAVIYENGSRSYSYLGTISENMTREQWNNYIRSIHGQNAWSFASLANGWVAGVSREVLQEAAFHGHICEGTLGGYSIVKALIKYYPPVQETLTGGGSPADVTSYKVLGVPGGSDDDAVLFFLDATIGKTSYVGIDTTATGATENMLGFIRWDAKSLSGDLIIMSFDSKKIKADFKAETGINADAGSLEELKYCTWWINKINKNPEELATFLYEFTNLTEEQYYYLMGTAKSVVHGNVSIAPVESHGLDLKYILSLNLPKATRTVPSGESGSLSDEEMKNIGFEAYNKASAIFKDELNINLGKDNVDLGIFTSAGYVYLNGKETVAVRDGLYEIAGATLYSKNLLQYHQALWKPLWFTFILRNPNSDVLYSVYLRYNPDGTWFVGELNGSNVVDIGIETLNSSAKVKAIQKTFMPDQNWNSIQSIANAWKSNPNFDQIMAFLYHNHVCPGVQPGFFITDYIQQNHPLGENESYNYIASSTYCKDDSLTYLLGVSPGMGTYFVQKLPDSDVTSTYVDGATDEGALVIWDNNLNIGRVVIVSFKWPTIDTSMYATSEAKRAAQIQAFIDLYKGINNPNVLENFVVKTSEEKWITAEQFNLLKSGSGELNTMDYIKSLDGSVTKEDLLKQLEKNNNSNTNTNTNTNTNSNSNSNVNENSHSSASSAGVSNNRNMPQSSNSNVGDSNNALDSSSADLGSDDGKSYEVSKKSPAKSINPDYMPYVVIVILIVGILVGVGYMKHRK; encoded by the coding sequence ATGGTTGTTAAAAATAACGGGAAGCGATTCGTGTTTATATTATTGGTCGTGACATTAATTGCTTTAATGATGGGTAATGTTTGTGCAGAAGATGTTAATGGTACAAATGTTGATACAATAACACCAACTAAATCAATTAATGTAGATGTTAATTACGAATACGCAAACGATAATAATAATGTAATTCCTGATTTTTATATTTATTCAGGTGAAGATAAAATAGAATATAACAAGGAGTTGGTTAGCTCAAACAGATTTGTTCTTACATTTAAGGATAATTCTTCTAATGGGTATAATATAACTGCTTTGACTGCAGGGTATATCTCTCAAAGTCAGATTATCAGTGATTCCATTACTTTTAATTTAAAAGCTAGTGATGCATATAAACTTGGTCGTGATGTAACTGCTGATGCAGACAGATTATTGGACTTTAAAACTGCTGATGATATTCTTGTTGTAACAACAGCAGGAGTTACCAAGTTAAATGGTAAATCAACTGAAGATGCACTTGAAGCTATTTTAAACTACGGAACTAAAATTAAATATTCAAATGTTTTAATGTTACGTGACACTGCTGTTAATCCAATTGATTTTGCTTTTATTGTTAAAAAAGGAAATGAATTAAAAGCAGTAATTTATGAAAACGGTTCAAGATCTTATTCTTACTTAGGTACAATTTCTGAAAACATGACTAGAGAACAATGGAACAACTATATCAGGTCTATTCATGGCCAAAATGCTTGGTCTTTTGCAAGTTTAGCTAATGGATGGGTTGCAGGTGTTTCTAGAGAAGTACTTCAGGAAGCAGCATTCCACGGGCATATTTGTGAAGGTACACTTGGTGGTTATAGTATTGTTAAAGCTTTAATAAAATATTACCCTCCAGTTCAAGAAACTTTAACTGGCGGAGGATCTCCAGCTGATGTTACTTCCTACAAAGTATTAGGAGTTCCTGGAGGCTCTGATGATGATGCAGTACTCTTTTTCTTAGATGCTACAATTGGTAAAACTTCATATGTTGGAATTGACACCACTGCAACTGGTGCTACTGAAAATATGTTAGGTTTTATTAGATGGGATGCAAAATCATTATCTGGTGATTTAATTATAATGAGTTTTGATTCCAAGAAGATAAAAGCTGATTTTAAAGCTGAAACTGGTATTAATGCTGATGCTGGAAGCTTAGAAGAATTAAAATATTGTACCTGGTGGATTAATAAAATTAATAAAAATCCTGAAGAATTAGCAACATTTTTATATGAATTTACTAATTTAACTGAAGAACAATACTATTATTTGATGGGAACTGCAAAAAGTGTTGTTCATGGTAATGTATCAATTGCACCTGTTGAATCTCACGGTTTAGATTTAAAATATATTTTATCATTAAATTTACCAAAAGCAACAAGAACTGTTCCTTCTGGTGAATCTGGTTCATTATCCGATGAAGAAATGAAAAATATTGGTTTTGAAGCATATAATAAAGCTAGCGCTATTTTTAAAGATGAATTAAATATTAATTTAGGTAAAGATAATGTGGATTTAGGTATATTTACTTCTGCAGGTTATGTTTATTTAAATGGTAAAGAAACTGTTGCAGTACGTGACGGACTTTATGAAATTGCTGGTGCAACTTTATACAGTAAAAACTTGTTACAATATCACCAGGCATTATGGAAACCGTTATGGTTTACATTTATATTGCGTAATCCTAATTCTGATGTTTTATACTCAGTTTATTTAAGGTATAATCCTGATGGAACATGGTTTGTCGGTGAATTAAATGGAAGTAATGTTGTTGATATTGGAATTGAAACTTTAAACAGTTCTGCAAAAGTAAAAGCAATTCAAAAAACTTTTATGCCTGACCAAAATTGGAATAGTATTCAATCTATTGCAAATGCATGGAAATCAAATCCTAATTTTGATCAAATAATGGCTTTTTTATACCATAATCATGTTTGTCCTGGTGTACAACCTGGATTTTTCATAACTGATTATATTCAACAGAATCATCCGTTAGGTGAAAATGAATCATATAATTACATTGCATCTAGTACTTATTGTAAAGATGACAGTTTGACTTATCTGTTAGGTGTATCTCCAGGTATGGGAACTTATTTTGTTCAGAAATTACCTGATTCTGATGTAACTTCTACATATGTAGATGGGGCTACTGATGAAGGTGCTTTAGTTATTTGGGATAATAACTTAAATATTGGTCGTGTTGTTATTGTTTCATTTAAATGGCCTACAATAGATACTAGTATGTATGCTACTTCTGAAGCAAAACGTGCTGCTCAAATTCAAGCATTCATTGATTTATATAAGGGAATCAATAATCCAAATGTTTTAGAAAATTTTGTTGTTAAAACCAGTGAGGAAAAATGGATTACTGCTGAGCAATTTAATTTATTAAAGTCAGGATCTGGTGAATTAAACACTATGGATTATATTAAGAGTCTTGACGGTTCAGTAACTAAAGAAGATTTGTTAAAACAATTAGAAAAGAATAACAATTCAAACACTAATACTAATACTAACACTAATACTAACTCTAATTCCAACTCTAATGTTAATGAAAACTCTCATTCATCAGCAAGCAGTGCAGGTGTTTCTAATAATCGTAACATGCCACAAAGCAGCAATTCTAATGTTGGTGATTCAAATAATGCATTAGATTCAAGCAGTGCTGATTTAGGTTCTGATGATGGTAAATCTTACGAAGTTTCTAAAAAATCTCCAGCTAAATCCATTAATCCAGATTATATGCCATATGTAGTAATTGTCATATTAATTGTCGGAATATTAGTTGGTGTAGGTTATATGAAACATAGAAAATAG